One Saccharopolyspora erythraea NRRL 2338 genomic region harbors:
- a CDS encoding SDR family oxidoreductase encodes MRKNIVITGASAGLGMGMAREYAAKGHDLALCARRTEPLDRLRDELTADHPRITVVTRRLDVNDHDDVFAAFRDFRDRLGSLDRVIVNAGLGKGKPLGTGFFEANRQTAETNFVAALAQVEAAMEAFREQRAGHLVLISSMSAWRGMPRNATTYAATKAGLAALGEGVRAETMRGPLRQVKVSTIYPGYIRTEMNARAGGGFMVAPLEKGCRSLVRAIDREPVRACVPPWPWSALSVLMRFLPLRVLARLM; translated from the coding sequence ATGCGCAAGAACATCGTGATCACCGGGGCCAGTGCCGGGCTGGGCATGGGCATGGCGCGGGAGTACGCGGCCAAGGGCCACGACCTCGCGCTGTGCGCCCGCCGTACCGAGCCCCTCGACCGGCTGCGCGACGAGCTCACCGCCGACCACCCGCGGATCACCGTGGTGACCCGGCGGCTCGACGTCAACGACCACGACGACGTCTTCGCCGCCTTCCGCGACTTCCGCGACCGGCTCGGATCGCTGGACCGCGTCATCGTCAACGCCGGACTGGGCAAGGGAAAACCGCTGGGAACGGGCTTCTTCGAGGCCAACCGCCAGACCGCCGAGACCAACTTCGTCGCCGCGCTCGCCCAGGTGGAGGCCGCGATGGAGGCGTTCCGCGAGCAGCGCGCCGGGCACCTGGTGCTGATCTCCTCGATGAGCGCCTGGCGCGGGATGCCGCGCAACGCCACCACCTACGCCGCGACCAAGGCCGGTCTGGCCGCGCTCGGCGAGGGCGTGCGCGCCGAGACGATGCGCGGACCTCTGCGGCAGGTCAAGGTCAGCACCATCTACCCCGGTTACATCCGCACCGAGATGAACGCCAGGGCCGGGGGCGGTTTCATGGTGGCGCCGCTGGAGAAGGGCTGCCGCTCGCTGGTCCGCGCGATCGACCGCGAACCGGTCCGGGCGTGCGTGCCGCCGTGGCCGTGGTCGGCGTTGTCCGTGCTCATGCGTTTCCTGCCGCTCCGGGTGCTCGCGCGTCTGATGTGA
- a CDS encoding helix-turn-helix transcriptional regulator — MTRPIARVLALLEILQRGGTWTVAELAERLDVDERTVRRYVGHLLDLDIPVRSVRGRHGGYRLSPGYRMPPLMLTDEEALAVLLGLVAGRRAGLLSTSVAAAESAVAKVRRVLPEALGRRLDALLEIADFTAPARSALTAEAEVLLTVAEAARDRRPVDLGYIAGHGGASERVVHPYGVVAHSGRWYLTGFDSASGQVRTFRVDRITTVEMRVGTFDVPVGFDPAQRVLTAIAETPYQHEVSVRIRSTPEQIRSVFPPSVAKLEEIDPGTSWVRARIRAQRLEWIPPLLAALDRPFVVEQPDALRDLVRALASRLAGHADARQGD, encoded by the coding sequence GTGACTCGGCCAATTGCCCGTGTACTGGCATTGCTGGAGATCCTCCAGCGCGGAGGCACCTGGACCGTCGCCGAGCTCGCCGAGCGACTCGACGTGGACGAGCGCACCGTCCGCCGCTACGTCGGTCACCTCCTCGACCTGGACATCCCGGTCCGCTCGGTGCGCGGGCGGCACGGCGGGTACCGCCTGTCCCCGGGCTATCGGATGCCTCCACTGATGCTCACCGACGAGGAGGCACTCGCTGTCCTGCTCGGTCTGGTCGCGGGCCGGCGCGCCGGGTTGCTCAGCACCTCGGTCGCGGCCGCCGAGAGCGCGGTCGCGAAAGTCCGCCGAGTGCTACCCGAAGCTCTTGGCCGCCGGCTCGACGCGCTGCTGGAGATCGCCGACTTCACAGCGCCCGCACGATCGGCGCTCACGGCGGAAGCCGAGGTCCTGCTCACCGTCGCGGAGGCGGCGCGGGATCGTCGCCCGGTGGATCTTGGCTACATCGCCGGCCACGGCGGTGCCAGCGAACGCGTCGTCCATCCGTACGGGGTCGTGGCCCACTCCGGGCGGTGGTACCTGACCGGCTTCGACTCCGCCAGCGGGCAGGTGCGCACGTTCCGCGTCGACCGGATCACGACCGTCGAGATGCGCGTTGGAACGTTCGACGTACCAGTCGGATTCGACCCCGCCCAGCGGGTGCTGACCGCGATCGCCGAGACGCCGTACCAGCACGAGGTGTCCGTGCGGATTCGATCGACGCCCGAACAGATCCGCTCCGTCTTCCCACCGTCCGTCGCCAAACTGGAGGAGATCGATCCCGGCACTTCCTGGGTGCGGGCCCGGATACGAGCACAACGGCTCGAATGGATACCACCCCTGCTCGCAGCCCTCGATCGGCCGTTCGTCGTCGAACAACCCGACGCCCTCCGCGACCTGGTGCGAGCACTGGCCAGCCGGCTAGCCGGCCACGCCGACGCGCGACAAGGAGACTGA
- a CDS encoding VOC family protein: MQLVSVRVITNDVVRLVEFYEQVTGLDARRPAEQFAEFVGPSCTLAIGSAETMALFSAGAAVPESNRTAILEFLVEDVDREYERLTSMAVAPEIVQKPTTMPWGNRSLLFRDPDGNLVNFFTPLTDGARARLAR, encoded by the coding sequence GTGCAGCTTGTCTCTGTCCGCGTCATCACCAACGACGTCGTCCGTCTTGTCGAGTTCTACGAGCAGGTGACCGGCCTCGATGCGCGGCGGCCCGCCGAGCAGTTCGCCGAGTTCGTAGGCCCGTCGTGCACGTTGGCCATCGGCAGTGCCGAGACGATGGCGCTGTTCAGTGCCGGGGCGGCCGTACCCGAGTCGAACCGGACCGCGATCCTCGAGTTCCTCGTCGAGGACGTCGACCGAGAGTACGAACGGCTGACGAGCATGGCTGTCGCCCCCGAGATCGTGCAGAAGCCGACCACGATGCCGTGGGGAAACCGCTCTCTGCTGTTTCGCGACCCCGACGGCAACCTGGTCAACTTCTTCACCCCGCTTACCGACGGGGCCCGCGCAAGACTCGCCCGCTGA
- a CDS encoding alpha/beta fold hydrolase → MGVITTKDGTEIFYKDWGSGRPVVFSHGWPLSADAWDDQMVLVASRGFRAIAHDRRGHGRSEQPWSGNDMDTYADDLAALLDVLALENAVLVGHSTGGGEVTRYIGRHGTARVAGAVLLSAVPPLMLRTEHNPGGLPIDVFDEMRTGVAADRSQFYRDLSEPFYGANRPGSAVSQGLREAFWLMSMQVGLNAALECIRAFSETDFTDDLRRIDVPTLILHGDDDQIVPIDASARKSAELVRGATLKVYPGASHGLAATPEYKDAFNSDLLEFISF, encoded by the coding sequence ATGGGCGTGATCACGACCAAGGACGGCACCGAGATCTTCTACAAGGACTGGGGTTCGGGGCGTCCCGTCGTCTTCAGCCACGGCTGGCCCCTCAGCGCCGACGCCTGGGACGACCAGATGGTGCTGGTGGCCTCGCGCGGCTTCCGGGCCATCGCCCACGACCGCAGGGGGCACGGGCGCTCGGAGCAGCCGTGGAGCGGCAACGACATGGACACCTACGCCGACGACCTGGCGGCGCTGCTCGACGTGCTCGCCCTGGAGAACGCGGTGCTGGTCGGCCACTCGACCGGCGGCGGCGAGGTGACCCGCTACATCGGCCGCCACGGCACCGCCCGCGTGGCCGGGGCGGTGCTGCTGAGCGCGGTCCCGCCGCTGATGCTGCGCACCGAGCACAACCCCGGCGGCCTGCCGATCGATGTCTTCGACGAGATGCGCACGGGCGTCGCCGCCGACCGGTCGCAGTTCTACCGCGACCTCAGCGAACCGTTCTACGGCGCGAACCGGCCCGGCTCGGCGGTCTCGCAGGGCCTGCGCGAGGCGTTCTGGCTGATGAGCATGCAGGTCGGGCTCAACGCCGCGCTGGAGTGCATCAGGGCGTTCTCCGAGACCGACTTCACCGACGACCTGCGCAGGATCGACGTCCCGACGCTGATCTTGCACGGCGACGACGACCAGATCGTGCCCATCGACGCCTCCGCGCGGAAGTCGGCCGAACTGGTCCGCGGCGCGACCCTGAAGGTCTACCCCGGCGCCTCGCACGGGCTCGCCGCCACGCCGGAGTACAAGGACGCGTTCAACTCCGACCTGCTGGAGTTCATCTCCTTCTAG
- a CDS encoding IS630 family transposase has translation MGRRGPRLPDLALTDAERETLQRWARRPKTAQALALRARIVLACAEGVSNMDVSRQLQISPPTVTKWRRRFVADRLEGLSDEPRPGAPRTITDQQVETVIAKTLEEAPPNEDSHWSTRSMANAVGMSQTAISRIWRAFELKPHLVQTWKLSTDPLFVEKVRDVVGLYLDPPENALVLCVDEKSQIQALDRTAPILPVMPTTPARMTHDYVRHGTTSLFAALDVATGSIISQHYRRHRHQEFLKFLKTIDKNTPAELDLHLICDNYATHKTPVIKKWLLRHPRFHVHFTPTSASWLNLVERWFAELTNRKLRRSAHRSVTELEADVRAWIESWNADPTPFVWTKTADEIFQTLAAYCQRINDSRH, from the coding sequence ATGGGTCGTAGAGGTCCGCGTTTGCCCGATTTGGCGTTGACGGACGCTGAACGGGAGACGCTTCAGAGGTGGGCGCGTCGCCCGAAAACCGCGCAGGCGTTGGCGTTGCGGGCACGGATCGTGCTCGCCTGCGCCGAGGGAGTGTCCAACATGGACGTCTCGCGGCAGTTGCAGATTTCCCCTCCGACGGTGACGAAGTGGCGCCGCCGCTTTGTCGCTGATCGCCTGGAGGGATTGTCGGACGAGCCCCGGCCGGGTGCCCCGCGCACGATCACTGACCAACAGGTCGAAACCGTGATCGCCAAGACACTGGAGGAGGCGCCGCCGAACGAGGACTCGCATTGGTCGACTCGTTCGATGGCGAACGCGGTCGGGATGTCGCAGACGGCGATTTCCCGGATCTGGCGGGCTTTTGAGCTCAAGCCGCACCTGGTGCAGACCTGGAAGCTCAGCACCGATCCGCTGTTCGTGGAAAAGGTCCGAGACGTCGTCGGCCTCTACCTGGACCCACCGGAAAACGCCCTGGTCCTCTGCGTCGATGAGAAATCCCAGATACAGGCTCTGGATCGCACCGCGCCGATCCTGCCGGTCATGCCCACCACCCCGGCGCGCATGACCCACGACTATGTCCGGCACGGCACCACCAGCCTGTTCGCCGCCCTGGACGTGGCCACCGGATCCATCATCAGCCAGCACTACCGGCGGCACCGCCATCAGGAGTTCCTGAAATTCCTGAAGACCATCGACAAGAACACTCCCGCCGAACTGGACTTGCACCTGATCTGTGATAACTACGCGACGCACAAGACACCCGTGATCAAGAAATGGTTGTTGCGCCACCCGCGCTTCCACGTGCACTTCACCCCCACGAGCGCCTCCTGGCTCAACCTCGTCGAACGGTGGTTCGCCGAGCTGACCAACCGCAAACTCCGCCGATCCGCCCACCGCAGCGTCACCGAACTCGAAGCAGACGTCCGCGCCTGGATCGAATCCTGGAACGCCGACCCCACACCCTTCGTCTGGACCAAGACCGCCGACGAAATCTTCCAAACCCTCGCAGCCTACTGCCAACGAATTAACGACTCACGACACTAG
- a CDS encoding RNA polymerase sigma factor, which produces MPAEPDDSGEVLAALADDLDEGFAVLVRAYSRTVYSVAYRLCGRDTDAEDLAAESLLRAYRSLRGYDRDRILRLSLRSWLVTIVLNAWRNLLRDAGRRPGQVPMAELPERSVAGPSVEEQVERLETRDELGALVARLPESQRIAVVLRHVVGMPIAEVAAAMDCPEGTAKSHVSRGLRRIREDYTAAARPAAAAGGRSTR; this is translated from the coding sequence ATGCCAGCCGAGCCGGACGACTCCGGCGAGGTCCTCGCCGCGCTCGCCGACGACCTGGACGAGGGCTTCGCCGTGCTCGTGCGCGCCTACTCGCGGACGGTGTACTCGGTCGCGTACCGGCTGTGCGGCCGGGACACCGACGCCGAGGACCTCGCGGCCGAGTCGCTGCTGCGCGCGTACCGGTCGCTGCGCGGCTACGACCGCGACCGCATCCTGCGGTTGTCGCTGCGCTCGTGGCTGGTCACGATCGTGCTCAACGCGTGGCGCAACCTCCTGCGCGACGCGGGCAGACGGCCGGGGCAGGTGCCGATGGCCGAGCTCCCGGAGCGGTCGGTCGCAGGCCCCAGCGTCGAGGAGCAGGTGGAACGCCTGGAGACCCGCGACGAGCTGGGCGCGCTGGTGGCGCGGCTGCCGGAGAGCCAGCGGATCGCGGTCGTGCTGCGCCACGTCGTGGGCATGCCGATCGCGGAGGTGGCCGCGGCGATGGACTGCCCGGAGGGGACGGCGAAGTCGCACGTCTCACGGGGTCTGCGGCGCATCCGCGAGGACTACACCGCCGCCGCGCGTCCCGCGGCGGCGGCCGGAGGGAGGAGTACCCGATGA
- a CDS encoding methylated-DNA--[protein]-cysteine S-methyltransferase has translation MRVNRHSSLEAALADLLDEPPRPLADRIFAEWTRARSRFGPVDVAFNRHGVMFVRTAESEQDDAEFREAFRQVFEQPLRRAEREPTGMLTALRRNRTRSIQVDLRHLPDFDQEVLRATRLIPAGQTRPSAWVAREVGRPERAPAVDVVLARNPVPVVVPCHRVTRGESGEHVFGARAQERMLRSEEVNLDEVRELAESGVHYLGSDTTNIVCFPTCHNARRISAAHRRGFGTVEAAEKAGYRPCRHCRPVEMAS, from the coding sequence ATGAGGGTCAACAGGCACAGTTCACTGGAGGCGGCGCTGGCCGATCTCCTCGACGAGCCGCCCAGGCCGCTCGCGGACCGGATCTTCGCCGAGTGGACGCGGGCGCGCAGCCGGTTCGGGCCGGTCGACGTGGCGTTCAACCGCCACGGCGTCATGTTCGTCCGCACCGCGGAGTCCGAGCAGGACGACGCTGAGTTCCGGGAGGCGTTCCGGCAGGTGTTCGAACAGCCGTTGCGGCGCGCCGAGCGCGAGCCCACCGGGATGCTCACGGCTCTGCGCCGCAACCGGACCAGGTCGATCCAGGTCGACCTGCGGCACCTGCCGGACTTCGACCAGGAGGTGCTGCGGGCGACCCGGCTCATCCCGGCGGGCCAGACCCGTCCGAGCGCCTGGGTGGCCCGGGAGGTCGGCCGCCCAGAGCGGGCACCCGCGGTGGACGTGGTGCTGGCGCGCAACCCGGTCCCGGTCGTCGTCCCGTGCCACCGCGTGACCCGCGGCGAGAGCGGCGAGCACGTGTTCGGCGCGCGGGCACAGGAACGCATGCTGCGGTCGGAGGAGGTCAACCTCGACGAGGTCCGGGAGCTCGCCGAGTCCGGCGTCCACTACCTCGGCAGCGACACCACCAACATCGTGTGCTTCCCGACCTGCCACAACGCCAGGCGGATCAGCGCCGCCCACCGGCGCGGCTTCGGTACCGTCGAGGCGGCCGAAAAGGCCGGGTACCGGCCGTGCAGGCACTGCCGTCCGGTCGAGATGGCATCGTGA
- a CDS encoding alpha-ketoglutarate-dependent dioxygenase AlkB family protein has product MEMIPRPRTELAPGAVHVPDWLDPGQQRMLVRACREWATGPAGMRAARMPNGAVMSARTVCLGWHWYPYRYSRTLDDQDGSPVKPFPSWLGDLGRRAVADAYGDDFDAADYRPDVALINYYDDSARMGLHQDKDERAPDPVVSLSLGDTGMFRLGNTENRNRPWTDVELCSGDLLVFGGPSRMAYHGVLRILPGTREPDIGLDRGRLNITMRVSGLD; this is encoded by the coding sequence ATGGAGATGATTCCCCGGCCGCGCACCGAACTGGCACCGGGCGCGGTCCACGTACCGGACTGGCTGGATCCAGGACAGCAGCGGATGCTCGTCCGGGCCTGCCGGGAATGGGCGACCGGCCCCGCAGGCATGCGGGCCGCCCGCATGCCCAACGGGGCCGTCATGTCCGCGCGGACCGTCTGCCTGGGCTGGCACTGGTATCCGTACCGGTACTCGCGGACGCTCGACGACCAGGACGGCTCGCCGGTCAAGCCGTTCCCGTCCTGGCTCGGAGATCTCGGCAGGCGAGCGGTCGCCGACGCCTACGGTGACGACTTCGACGCGGCGGACTACCGACCCGACGTCGCGCTGATCAACTACTACGACGACTCGGCGCGGATGGGGCTGCACCAGGACAAGGACGAGCGCGCGCCGGATCCGGTGGTCTCGCTCAGCCTGGGCGACACAGGCATGTTCCGCCTCGGCAACACCGAGAACCGCAACCGGCCGTGGACCGACGTCGAGCTCTGCTCGGGAGACCTGCTGGTGTTCGGCGGCCCCTCGCGGATGGCCTACCACGGCGTGCTGCGAATCCTGCCCGGTACCCGCGAGCCGGACATCGGGCTCGACCGCGGCAGGCTGAACATCACGATGCGGGTGTCCGGTTTGGACTGA
- a CDS encoding SDR family NAD(P)-dependent oxidoreductase, with product MDLNLSGRVAVVTGASKGIGLAVTRTLLAEGARVVATSRKPSQELDELAGPDLVHFPADLMDPEAPAALIAHAVEVFGGLDILVNNAGGPPPGVTLPRGSFMDATDEQWRMMFELNLFSVVRAIRAAIPAMLARGGGSIVNVSSGNARQPSPINVDYGAAKAGVNNLTKVLAGEYGPQGLRVNTVSPGPVRTPLWTEEGGVADLIAAQAGIDRESVLSSVVPEMMKLATGRLADPQEVADAVVLLASPRSGSTTGADLAVDSGFLKEV from the coding sequence ATGGATCTGAACCTCTCCGGCCGGGTCGCGGTGGTGACCGGCGCTTCCAAGGGCATCGGACTCGCGGTGACCCGCACGCTGCTGGCCGAGGGCGCCCGCGTGGTGGCCACCTCCCGGAAACCTTCCCAGGAGCTCGACGAACTCGCCGGTCCCGACCTGGTGCACTTCCCCGCCGACCTGATGGACCCGGAGGCACCGGCCGCGCTCATCGCGCACGCGGTGGAGGTCTTCGGAGGACTCGACATCCTGGTCAACAACGCGGGCGGCCCGCCTCCGGGCGTCACCCTGCCCAGGGGCTCGTTCATGGACGCGACCGACGAGCAGTGGCGGATGATGTTCGAGCTCAACCTCTTCTCGGTGGTCCGCGCGATCAGGGCGGCGATTCCGGCGATGCTGGCGCGGGGCGGTGGCTCGATCGTCAACGTCTCCTCCGGCAACGCGCGCCAGCCGTCCCCGATCAACGTCGACTACGGCGCCGCCAAGGCGGGTGTGAACAACCTGACCAAGGTGCTGGCGGGCGAGTACGGCCCGCAGGGCCTCCGCGTGAACACGGTCTCGCCGGGGCCGGTGCGCACTCCCTTGTGGACCGAAGAGGGCGGTGTCGCCGACCTGATCGCCGCGCAGGCGGGAATCGACCGCGAGAGCGTCCTGTCCTCGGTCGTGCCGGAGATGATGAAGCTGGCCACCGGGCGGCTCGCCGATCCGCAGGAGGTAGCCGACGCGGTGGTGCTGCTCGCCTCGCCCCGCTCGGGCAGCACCACAGGTGCCGACTTAGCCGTCGATTCGGGCTTCCTCAAAGAGGTGTGA
- a CDS encoding ATP-binding protein has product MTTWIETATGPVTAGSGDQTNHINYYLDRESGRLTRQGRDLMLVAEDDLRRLAQRFVPPRDFGAATERLTRPGMVLLTGDPGTGRRAAAKMLLHDLGPDGGRFEELHDDPEISLSAQIAAGGRYLLDLAATDEARFRSVQPELGSVRAALEQHEARLVAVLPRHHEHLLRDEFGDLVVGIGRPNGSRVLKQHLRADGIDFREGDLGMPELADYLASAAMRELRELSRLTRLASEADRGGGFSSWLTQAINARKERGAEVAARVRDKRDAWSRALLLSTAMLTGCRSDAVFHAATLLLSVVGHTPDGTPALEQADLAERLTDIGVGVDRDQRVRFDTLAYDEAVLTHFWNNFPDLRLSYRTWIDKLVRLRLLGEADRGALVPRFAAHALRVGRPDDLVHLVERWAERTESGRPSPHLPLAAEALTLGLRHEEHGGHFRSQIYSWSRDQSLPQDLALVVVQVCADVLAPDHPDQALVRLHHLARRGRGVVRAAARDALLGLVERDRRQLRRLLDRLAGEQASPHWNGTDAGLFLELVASPPFTDRMRADRRLLGDTTVRAQLVKGWGSVLSGRGRDVWGDGARAWLDSSVSDARPLDILVEASRDDGDALGGLYVTARDWAHEDPARAATRDSLLRRIDRAQGFEADESTTEGSQEMQR; this is encoded by the coding sequence ATGACGACGTGGATCGAAACCGCGACCGGGCCGGTCACCGCCGGCAGCGGTGACCAGACCAACCACATCAACTACTACCTGGACCGCGAGTCCGGCCGCCTGACAAGGCAGGGCAGGGACCTGATGCTGGTGGCGGAGGACGATCTGCGCCGGCTGGCCCAGCGGTTCGTCCCGCCCCGCGACTTCGGTGCGGCGACCGAACGGCTGACCCGACCGGGCATGGTGCTGCTGACCGGTGATCCCGGCACCGGACGACGGGCCGCGGCGAAGATGCTGCTGCACGACCTGGGGCCCGACGGCGGCAGGTTCGAGGAGCTGCACGACGATCCGGAGATCTCGCTGTCCGCCCAGATCGCCGCAGGCGGCCGGTACCTGCTCGACCTGGCGGCCACCGACGAGGCCCGCTTCCGTTCGGTCCAACCGGAACTCGGCTCGGTGCGGGCGGCGCTGGAGCAGCACGAGGCGCGGCTGGTGGCCGTGCTTCCCCGCCACCACGAGCACCTGTTGCGCGACGAGTTCGGCGACCTCGTCGTCGGTATCGGGCGGCCGAACGGGTCGCGGGTGCTCAAGCAGCACCTGCGAGCAGACGGCATCGACTTCCGCGAAGGCGATCTCGGCATGCCCGAGCTCGCCGACTACCTCGCCTCGGCGGCGATGCGCGAGCTGCGGGAGCTGTCGAGGCTCACCCGGCTCGCTTCCGAAGCCGACCGCGGCGGCGGATTCTCCTCCTGGCTCACCCAGGCCATCAACGCCCGCAAGGAGCGCGGTGCGGAAGTCGCGGCGCGGGTCAGGGACAAGCGCGACGCCTGGTCGCGTGCCCTGCTGCTGTCGACCGCGATGCTCACCGGCTGCCGCTCGGACGCGGTCTTCCACGCCGCCACGCTGCTGCTCTCCGTCGTGGGGCACACGCCGGACGGCACCCCGGCGCTGGAGCAGGCCGACCTGGCCGAACGGCTGACCGACATCGGCGTCGGCGTGGACCGCGACCAGCGCGTCCGCTTCGACACGCTGGCCTACGACGAGGCGGTGCTCACCCACTTCTGGAACAACTTCCCGGATCTGCGGCTGTCGTACCGGACGTGGATCGACAAGCTGGTGCGACTGCGGCTGCTCGGCGAGGCCGACCGCGGCGCCCTGGTGCCGCGCTTCGCCGCGCACGCCCTGCGGGTGGGGCGACCCGACGACCTGGTGCACCTGGTCGAGCGCTGGGCGGAGCGGACCGAGAGCGGGCGTCCTTCCCCGCACCTGCCGCTGGCCGCCGAGGCGCTGACGCTGGGGCTGCGGCACGAGGAGCACGGCGGGCACTTCCGGAGCCAGATCTACAGCTGGTCCCGCGATCAGAGCCTGCCGCAGGACCTCGCGCTCGTGGTGGTCCAGGTCTGCGCGGATGTGCTCGCGCCGGACCATCCGGACCAGGCGCTGGTCCGCCTGCACCATCTCGCCAGGCGCGGGCGCGGGGTCGTGCGTGCGGCGGCGCGCGATGCGCTCCTCGGACTGGTCGAGCGGGACCGGCGGCAGCTGCGCCGCCTGCTCGACCGTCTCGCCGGCGAACAGGCTTCGCCGCACTGGAACGGCACCGATGCCGGTCTGTTCCTGGAGCTGGTGGCTTCCCCGCCGTTCACCGATCGGATGCGGGCGGACCGGCGGCTGCTCGGCGACACGACAGTGCGGGCGCAGCTCGTGAAGGGCTGGGGTTCGGTGCTGTCCGGCCGAGGCAGGGACGTGTGGGGCGACGGCGCGCGGGCCTGGCTGGACTCCTCCGTCTCCGACGCGCGCCCGCTCGACATCCTCGTGGAGGCCTCCCGCGACGACGGCGACGCGCTCGGCGGTCTCTACGTGACGGCCCGCGACTGGGCGCACGAGGACCCGGCGCGTGCGGCGACGCGCGACTCGCTGCTGCGCCGGATCGACCGCGCGCAGGGCTTCGAAGCAGACGAGTCAACCACCGAAGGCAGTCAGGAGATGCAACGATGA
- a CDS encoding toll/interleukin-1 receptor domain-containing protein → MHDVFINYRTGDDESAAALIDQDLSLRFGSERIFRASKSIEPGEDFTERLVAAVRQCRVLLVVIGPRWLTARGADGRNALDDESDWTRREILEAFDRGIRVVPVLVGRTTERLARADLPPALAELADCQYRRLDLRNSEADLAQIAAKLSELVPGLVDRSGKEAPKPAAAGNTYNSVGNVTGWVVQADVYHNNQSGGIGNVAGNIGTYIDRADGPLHTGSGNQYNNSTHSSGDGVNHVANNKGRIRQRFGDGGEDRR, encoded by the coding sequence GTGCACGACGTCTTCATCAACTACCGCACCGGTGACGACGAGTCCGCAGCCGCTCTCATCGACCAGGACCTGTCCCTGCGTTTCGGCAGCGAACGGATCTTCCGCGCCAGCAAGTCGATCGAGCCCGGCGAGGACTTCACCGAGCGGCTCGTCGCCGCCGTGCGCCAGTGCCGGGTGCTGCTGGTGGTCATCGGTCCCCGCTGGCTCACCGCGCGCGGCGCCGACGGCCGCAACGCGCTGGACGACGAGTCCGACTGGACGCGCCGGGAGATCCTCGAAGCGTTCGACCGGGGCATCCGCGTGGTGCCCGTCCTGGTCGGGAGGACGACCGAAAGGCTGGCCAGGGCCGACCTGCCGCCCGCGCTGGCCGAGCTCGCCGACTGCCAGTACCGGCGGCTGGACCTGCGCAACTCCGAAGCGGACCTGGCGCAGATCGCCGCGAAGCTCTCGGAGCTGGTTCCCGGTCTGGTCGACAGGAGCGGCAAGGAGGCACCGAAGCCGGCCGCGGCGGGCAACACCTACAACAGCGTGGGCAACGTGACCGGCTGGGTGGTGCAGGCCGACGTCTACCACAACAACCAGAGCGGCGGGATCGGCAACGTCGCCGGGAACATCGGCACCTACATCGACAGGGCGGACGGACCGTTGCACACCGGTAGCGGCAACCAGTACAACAACTCCACGCACTCGTCGGGCGACGGCGTCAACCACGTCGCGAACAACAAGGGCAGGATCCGCCAGCGCTTCGGCGACGGCGGCGAGGACCGGCGATGA